One Bacillota bacterium genomic region harbors:
- a CDS encoding MBL fold metallo-hydrolase translates to MSKTFELVGKTGTLEIYRLETEPFGTNAYVLICTDNNESILVDAPGNAGTIIEKLAGTDVKYILITHGHGDHVMALNEIYEALGAPLAAHEGDAGTLPVKPDKLLKDGYSIEFCDYKIEVLHTPGHTIGGLCFKVGNYLIAGDTIFPGGPGKTSTPDDFRQILQSIKNKVLVLPDETEILPGHGESTELKKEREQIKSFESRKLGEKICGDVTWMEI, encoded by the coding sequence ATGAGCAAAACATTTGAATTGGTCGGCAAAACGGGAACCCTGGAAATATACAGGCTGGAGACCGAGCCTTTCGGGACAAATGCCTATGTGCTGATCTGTACAGATAACAATGAAAGCATCCTGGTCGATGCCCCCGGCAATGCCGGAACAATAATTGAAAAACTTGCGGGAACGGACGTAAAATATATCCTGATTACCCACGGTCACGGGGATCACGTCATGGCTTTGAATGAAATTTACGAGGCTCTCGGCGCGCCACTGGCGGCACACGAGGGTGATGCCGGAACACTACCGGTGAAACCGGACAAGCTCTTGAAGGATGGCTATTCTATAGAATTCTGTGATTACAAGATAGAAGTTCTCCACACTCCGGGACACACTATCGGCGGGTTATGTTTTAAGGTAGGCAATTACCTGATAGCAGGCGATACCATCTTCCCAGGCGGCCCGGGTAAAACTTCAACACCTGATGATTTCCGTCAGATTCTGCAATCTATCAAAAACAAAGTTCTCGTCCTGCCCGATGAGACAGAGATCCTGCCCGGACATGGCGAATCTACGGAACTGAAGAAAGAACGTGAACAGATCAAGTCTTTTGAATCAAGGAAGCTCGGCGAAAAAATCTGCGGTGATGTTACCTGGATGGAGATTTAG
- a CDS encoding pyridoxal phosphate-dependent aminotransferase codes for MLSKKALSINPSPTMAIDSKAKEMKSQGLDVIGFGAGEPDFDTPEHIREAAIRAINEGYTRYTPAAGIPELKEAICNKLKVENGLEYSPAEIVVSNGAKHSVYNVLCALLNPGDEVLIPVPYWVSYPEMVKLADGIPVAVESAESNCLKVTLDVLGQAATPSTKALILNSPSNPTGQVLTREELKGIAQFCLSRGIYIIADEIYEHLIYGEERHISIATFDEKIKDLTIVVNGVSKTYAMTGWRIGYTASNAELAKTMTSIQSQTTSNPCSISQKAALAALTGPQECVGEMLKAFDERRKYMYERIINMPYLDALEPMGTFYLFAGLGEAVGKKYRGRIIENSDQFAGLMLEIQNVAVVPGSGFGAPNYMRLSFATSMENIIKGLDRLEAFLSELE; via the coding sequence ATGTTATCCAAAAAAGCGCTCAGTATCAATCCATCTCCGACCATGGCCATCGACAGCAAAGCCAAGGAAATGAAAAGCCAGGGCCTTGATGTTATCGGCTTCGGGGCTGGCGAACCCGATTTTGATACTCCGGAGCATATTCGTGAGGCGGCAATCAGGGCGATCAATGAGGGTTATACCCGATACACCCCGGCAGCAGGAATTCCTGAACTGAAAGAGGCAATCTGTAACAAATTAAAAGTTGAAAACGGACTTGAGTACAGCCCGGCAGAGATCGTGGTCAGCAACGGGGCAAAACATTCAGTCTACAACGTGCTCTGTGCCCTCCTCAATCCGGGTGACGAAGTGCTTATTCCTGTCCCCTACTGGGTCAGTTATCCGGAAATGGTCAAACTGGCCGACGGTATTCCCGTTGCCGTGGAAAGTGCTGAAAGTAACTGCCTGAAAGTGACCCTTGATGTCCTAGGCCAGGCGGCTACCCCCAGCACAAAGGCGTTGATCCTAAACTCTCCTTCCAATCCGACGGGACAGGTTTTAACCCGGGAAGAACTGAAAGGAATTGCTCAGTTTTGCCTGAGCCGCGGCATCTATATCATTGCCGATGAAATTTACGAGCACCTAATCTATGGCGAAGAACGCCACATCAGTATCGCCACTTTCGACGAGAAGATCAAAGACCTGACCATCGTGGTAAACGGTGTGTCCAAAACTTACGCCATGACGGGATGGAGAATCGGTTATACCGCTTCTAATGCCGAACTGGCAAAAACAATGACCAGCATCCAGAGCCAGACTACATCGAATCCGTGCTCAATCAGCCAGAAAGCGGCACTGGCCGCCCTGACAGGACCCCAGGAATGTGTCGGGGAAATGTTGAAAGCCTTTGATGAAAGGCGTAAATACATGTATGAGCGGATTATAAACATGCCTTACCTTGATGCCCTGGAACCGATGGGTACATTTTACCTCTTTGCCGGTTTGGGTGAAGCGGTAGGTAAGAAATACAGGGGCCGGATCATCGAAAACAGTGATCAGTTTGCCGGATTAATGCTGGAAATTCAGAATGTGGCCGTGGTTCCCGGTTCCGGCTTCGGAGCGCCGAACTACATGCGCCTCTCTTTCGCCACTTCAATGGAAAATATCATTAAGGGGCTGGACCGCCTTGAGGCTTTCTTAAGCGAGCTGGAATAA
- a CDS encoding glycosyltransferase, which translates to MSTYQLGLASALSDAGHLVDIYTRKTDPEAPAVLKVFPGVRLLNIDDGQGNLAKNEIYPCSSQVASAIYRFIELDTTQTKGGYNILFSHYWLSGVAGQLLKQKFKLPHLVMFHTLGRAKNEACLEEKEPPERIREEENLARNCDLLVAAAESEKERLCNYYNLLPGKVARIYCGIDRRLFKPHDPFQARRELGLGSEKIILFVGRTEPVKGLDLLIRAAALLPLEDNFKVILIGGDSAGEPLIAGLKELAAGLGIPERIIFMGTVDHQRLPLFYSAAAVTAIPSYYESLSLAALESLACGTPLVAGRVGIIPELLTAYTESPLGWMIEKRDPALWASSLRSALLRNEKINQSIIDHVLAPFNWTAAADHLDARCRELL; encoded by the coding sequence ATGAGCACCTATCAACTTGGTCTTGCCTCCGCACTCTCCGATGCAGGGCACCTGGTCGATATTTATACCCGTAAAACAGACCCGGAAGCTCCCGCTGTCCTAAAAGTATTCCCTGGAGTTCGCCTGCTTAATATTGATGACGGACAGGGAAACCTGGCGAAAAATGAAATTTACCCCTGCAGTTCACAGGTTGCATCAGCCATTTACAGGTTTATCGAGCTGGATACTACTCAAACAAAAGGTGGTTACAATATACTTTTCAGCCATTATTGGCTCTCCGGCGTGGCTGGACAGCTGCTTAAGCAAAAGTTTAAACTGCCGCACCTGGTCATGTTTCATACCCTGGGAAGGGCAAAAAATGAAGCCTGCTTGGAGGAAAAGGAGCCTCCGGAACGGATTAGGGAAGAGGAAAACCTGGCCCGAAACTGCGATCTGCTGGTTGCAGCAGCCGAGAGTGAAAAGGAAAGGCTGTGCAACTATTACAATCTTTTACCTGGAAAAGTTGCCCGGATTTACTGCGGCATCGATCGCCGGCTTTTCAAACCCCACGATCCTTTTCAGGCGAGAAGAGAACTGGGATTGGGCAGCGAAAAAATCATTCTTTTCGTCGGGCGTACCGAGCCGGTCAAGGGGCTGGATCTGTTGATCAGGGCCGCTGCCCTGCTGCCCCTGGAAGATAATTTTAAAGTCATTTTAATCGGCGGTGATTCTGCCGGAGAACCTTTAATTGCCGGGCTGAAAGAGCTTGCAGCCGGTCTCGGAATTCCGGAAAGGATAATTTTTATGGGAACAGTTGATCATCAAAGGCTGCCGCTGTTTTACAGCGCCGCCGCGGTGACCGCCATACCTTCATATTATGAAAGCCTCAGCCTGGCTGCCCTGGAATCGCTGGCCTGCGGGACACCTCTGGTTGCCGGCAGGGTTGGTATCATTCCCGAACTGCTGACCGCATACACCGAAAGCCCTCTCGGCTGGATGATTGAAAAGCGCGATCCGGCGCTCTGGGCTTCCAGCCTCCGTTCGGCTTTATTAAGAAATGAAAAGATTAATCAATCGATAATTGATCACGTTCTTGCCCCGTTTAACTGGACGGCGGCAGCCGACCACCTTGATGCCCGGTGCCGGGAACTGCTGTGA
- a CDS encoding GNAT family N-acetyltransferase: MTIEFKKESFDSLHKYWKGPEHQLNWPSVFTMPLWQKTWWDSFGAISGFDLLLRSAWEKAELIGIAPLVRRDKTAFLIGSPEVFDYLDYVLQPDREKAFFQAHLTHLKEEGIEKLVLQAQRPDAAAFKGLFSKNSKNFESIVGIKAVFEAENESSEIILPATWEDYLSLLNKKQRHEVRRKLRRLGDETETFSYRVIELKEDVIDYLPRFLELFLQNPEKADFMTGPMENYFNKLIELTAELNMVRFGVLEIDGIDTAIVLYFDYANHIYLYNSGYSSDYASLSVGLLSKVLCIKDSIEKGRRVFDFLKGREVYKSRLGGTAVPIYHIVVNL; this comes from the coding sequence ATGACCATAGAATTTAAAAAAGAATCTTTTGATTCACTACATAAATACTGGAAAGGGCCGGAGCATCAACTGAACTGGCCCTCAGTTTTTACCATGCCCCTATGGCAAAAAACCTGGTGGGATAGCTTTGGTGCCATTTCCGGTTTCGATCTCTTACTGCGCTCAGCATGGGAAAAGGCCGAATTGATCGGGATTGCTCCCCTGGTCCGCCGGGATAAAACAGCTTTCCTCATCGGCAGCCCTGAGGTTTTTGATTATCTAGACTACGTATTGCAACCAGACCGGGAAAAGGCCTTTTTTCAGGCCCATCTTACCCACCTTAAAGAAGAAGGAATAGAAAAACTTGTGCTGCAGGCTCAACGGCCTGATGCTGCTGCATTCAAAGGGCTTTTCAGTAAGAACAGTAAGAACTTTGAAAGTATTGTCGGGATTAAAGCCGTCTTTGAAGCAGAAAACGAATCATCAGAGATAATTTTACCTGCCACCTGGGAAGATTATCTCAGTTTGTTAAACAAAAAACAGCGTCACGAAGTAAGGCGCAAGCTGCGTCGTCTTGGCGACGAAACCGAGACTTTCAGCTACCGGGTAATCGAACTAAAGGAAGATGTTATCGACTACCTGCCCCGGTTTCTCGAACTATTCCTGCAGAACCCCGAGAAGGCCGATTTTATGACCGGCCCGATGGAAAACTATTTCAATAAACTGATTGAATTAACGGCTGAATTAAACATGGTTCGTTTTGGAGTTCTTGAAATAGATGGTATCGATACCGCCATCGTCTTATATTTTGACTACGCCAATCATATCTACCTCTACAACAGCGGTTACAGTTCCGATTATGCTTCTTTAAGTGTGGGGTTGCTTTCAAAAGTACTCTGCATAAAGGATAGTATTGAAAAAGGCCGCCGGGTATTTGATTTTCTAAAAGGACGGGAAGTATACAAGAGCCGTCTCGGCGGCACAGCAGTGCCCATCTATCATATCGTGGTCAATTTGTAA
- a CDS encoding M23 family metallopeptidase, whose amino-acid sequence MSNQRRNTGYYWLVLALTTFAVISAAYLYLTGPGGDSGVTEPVRADTIVPYNSAREGSEVEPQIFFYPLSPAPGDFLIVEAGPLPQGEDFEIDFDFFGVLSDYYHVGNLLFAVIAVNWDINPGTYKVAVVPVQENATAKGAALAEGQVEIAAKEFKFSRFSMPADRTAGWTAARLAEDREKVRIARETTEPHPLWVQTFIPPLEGRISSEYAAIRVINNNPPRRHAGIDIAVDEGTPVIAPNRGIVRLAEFLLSGGNSVIIDHGMDLSSTYLHLHTINVEVGDIVERGDLIGTVGMTGYATGNHLHWEVNIGQTPVNPGQLMANELLWIPPAYQKDYLW is encoded by the coding sequence ATGAGCAACCAGAGAAGAAACACCGGCTATTACTGGCTTGTGCTGGCCTTGACCACCTTTGCAGTAATTAGCGCTGCATATCTCTATCTTACCGGCCCGGGGGGAGACAGCGGCGTTACCGAACCGGTAAGGGCTGACACGATCGTGCCCTACAATTCAGCCCGGGAGGGATCTGAGGTTGAACCCCAAATATTTTTCTACCCTCTATCACCCGCTCCCGGCGATTTCCTTATTGTTGAAGCCGGTCCTCTCCCCCAGGGCGAAGACTTCGAGATCGATTTTGATTTTTTTGGGGTGCTCTCGGATTATTATCATGTGGGTAACCTTTTATTCGCCGTGATTGCGGTCAACTGGGATATCAATCCCGGAACATACAAAGTAGCTGTTGTACCTGTTCAGGAAAATGCAACTGCAAAGGGAGCTGCATTGGCCGAAGGTCAGGTTGAAATCGCCGCGAAAGAGTTCAAGTTTTCCCGGTTCAGTATGCCGGCAGATAGGACTGCCGGCTGGACCGCTGCCCGACTGGCCGAAGATCGCGAGAAAGTCCGCATTGCCCGGGAAACGACCGAACCTCACCCGCTCTGGGTTCAAACTTTTATTCCGCCGCTGGAGGGACGAATTTCTTCTGAATATGCCGCTATACGGGTAATCAATAACAATCCGCCTCGTCGTCACGCCGGAATTGACATCGCTGTCGATGAAGGAACTCCGGTTATAGCCCCCAATCGCGGGATAGTCAGGCTGGCTGAGTTTCTGCTGTCCGGAGGCAATTCGGTAATTATCGATCACGGCATGGACCTTTCAAGTACCTACCTGCACCTGCATACAATAAATGTAGAGGTTGGAGATATTGTTGAACGGGGCGATTTAATCGGCACGGTGGGGATGACCGGTTATGCTACCGGCAATCACCTGCACTGGGAAGTCAATATCGGCCAGACCCCGGTTAATCCCGGGCAGCTGATGGCCAATGAACTTTTATGGATCCCTCCTGCATACCAAAAAGATTATTTATGGTAA
- a CDS encoding PIG-L deacetylase family protein, with product MVKANKNTAKKPVKDLTEEIKADIMIISPHPDDSEFGAAGSVARWVREGKTVVYVICTGGEKGTSDPAVKPEELAKTRVKEQQAAADLLGVKKVIFLGYEDQTLEDTPEFRKEIVRWIRTFKPDALVTADPYRRYIWHRDHRITGQVVLDAAFPYARDHLSYPDFYEEGLMPHKVKEIFLWASEDPNYFSDITDTYETKLAALQCHESQVGGHHFPSIKQWLTQRARDAARDQEFELAEAFHRVEIPW from the coding sequence ATGGTAAAAGCGAATAAAAATACGGCAAAGAAGCCGGTAAAAGATTTAACCGAAGAAATTAAAGCCGATATAATGATTATCAGCCCCCACCCTGATGACTCAGAATTTGGTGCCGCCGGTTCCGTGGCTCGCTGGGTCAGGGAAGGGAAAACCGTGGTATATGTTATCTGTACCGGCGGGGAAAAGGGAACCAGCGATCCTGCAGTTAAACCTGAAGAACTGGCCAAAACCCGTGTGAAAGAGCAGCAGGCCGCTGCCGATCTACTTGGGGTTAAGAAAGTGATCTTTCTCGGCTATGAAGACCAAACCCTGGAGGATACTCCCGAATTCCGCAAGGAAATCGTTCGCTGGATCCGCACCTTTAAGCCTGATGCACTGGTCACTGCCGACCCCTACCGGCGTTATATCTGGCACCGTGATCACCGGATCACCGGCCAGGTTGTACTGGATGCCGCTTTTCCCTATGCCCGCGACCATCTATCTTACCCAGATTTCTATGAAGAAGGGTTGATGCCCCATAAAGTAAAGGAGATCTTCCTCTGGGCGAGTGAAGATCCCAACTACTTCTCCGATATCACCGATACATATGAAACCAAGCTTGCCGCCCTGCAGTGCCATGAGAGCCAGGTGGGTGGGCATCATTTCCCATCAATCAAACAGTGGTTGACCCAACGTGCCCGTGATGCTGCCCGCGACCAGGAATTCGAGCTGGCTGAAGCTTTTCACCGGGTGGAAATTCCCTGGTGA
- a CDS encoding inositol-3-phosphate synthase, with amino-acid sequence MSKVKVAIVGVGNCASALVQGIHYYRDKTAEDAVGLLHWEIGGYRPFDIEVVTAFDIDKRKVGEDVNSAVLAPPNCTTLFSPDLPSTGVKVRMGRVLDGVSDHMLKFEDEYTFVLSEEKEPEKEEIINILRETGAEVLLNYLPAGSEEAARFYARCALEAEVAFINNIPVFIASNPEWEALFKEKNIPVIGDDIKSQMGATIIHRALAELFSKRGVKLDRSYQLNTGGNTDFLNMTNHERLATKRISKTEAVQSAAAKRLADRDIHIGPSDYVPWQKDNKVCFLRMEGQIFGNVPINLEMRLSVEDSPNSAGIAIDTIRCCKLALDREEGGVLEGPSAYFSKHPPRQYPDHVAYQMTEDFIRGKS; translated from the coding sequence ATGTCCAAAGTAAAAGTTGCAATTGTCGGCGTCGGCAACTGTGCCAGCGCCCTGGTCCAGGGAATCCACTACTACAGGGATAAAACAGCAGAAGACGCGGTCGGTTTATTGCATTGGGAAATAGGCGGTTATCGCCCTTTTGATATTGAGGTAGTCACGGCATTTGATATTGACAAACGTAAAGTCGGGGAGGATGTGAATTCCGCCGTCCTGGCTCCTCCCAACTGCACAACCCTTTTCTCTCCCGATCTGCCTTCGACCGGAGTGAAAGTCCGGATGGGTCGTGTGCTTGACGGGGTTTCCGATCATATGCTTAAGTTTGAAGATGAGTATACTTTTGTTCTCAGCGAAGAAAAAGAACCGGAAAAAGAAGAGATAATCAATATCCTGCGTGAAACCGGGGCAGAAGTGCTCCTTAACTACCTGCCGGCTGGTTCGGAAGAAGCAGCCCGCTTTTATGCCCGCTGCGCACTTGAAGCCGAAGTAGCCTTTATCAACAACATCCCGGTTTTTATCGCCAGTAACCCCGAATGGGAAGCCCTCTTCAAAGAAAAAAATATTCCCGTTATCGGCGATGATATTAAATCCCAGATGGGGGCGACTATTATTCACCGTGCCCTGGCCGAGCTATTCAGCAAGCGCGGGGTTAAGCTTGATCGTTCCTACCAGCTGAACACCGGAGGAAATACCGATTTTCTGAACATGACTAACCATGAAAGACTGGCCACCAAAAGGATCTCGAAAACCGAAGCGGTCCAGTCGGCCGCGGCCAAAAGGCTTGCCGACAGGGATATTCATATCGGGCCGAGTGATTACGTGCCCTGGCAGAAAGATAATAAAGTTTGCTTCCTGCGCATGGAAGGCCAGATTTTCGGAAATGTGCCCATCAACCTTGAAATGCGTTTAAGTGTTGAAGATTCTCCCAACTCGGCCGGTATCGCCATCGACACCATTCGCTGCTGTAAACTTGCCCTCGACAGGGAAGAGGGAGGAGTGCTTGAAGGTCCGTCAGCCTACTTTTCCAAGCATCCGCCCCGTCAGTACCCCGATCACGTGGCCTATCAGATGACCGAGGATTTTATTCGCGGTAAAAGCTGA
- a CDS encoding GNAT family N-acetyltransferase, which yields MDTYEELQKKFPTKFASTNEIFCKIRAGDRIFISTGCGEPQHLVQLLVEYVESNPKAFFDTEVLHVWTLGVAPYNDEKLKNNFRQNSFFISNLTRQAVNEGAADYTPIFLSEVPALFRRRQVPVDVALIQVSPPDEHGYCSLGISLDITRAAAENAQLVIAQVNPAMPRVHGDTFIHIDELDYLVFHHEPILEFRSPGLDPEIVNKIGHYVSQIIEDGDTIQVGYGSVPNGIVSCLCDKKNLGVHTELLGDGLIELMKKGVIDNSKKERNRGKLVASFCMGSRETYEYINDNPAILFKEIDYTNSPMVIAGHDHMTAINSALEIDLSGQASAESLGSTFYSGIGGQANFMRGSVLAPYGKNILALLSTTRDDEASRIVPALKEGGGVTLTRGDIHYVVTEYGIAYLHGKNIRERAMSLIAIAHPKFRPWLIEEAKKRSLIYKDQAFFPGAQGEYPEHLETYRTTRHNFSIFLRPVKISDEPLMKDFYYSLSEKSIYSRFLSIRRHIPHPELQKHFVVIDYTREMAILAVVKSAGQEEIAGQAQYCISEDTLSAEISIVVRDEYQGKGIGFELFSYLVTVAKNQGLHTLTADILPDNLAVFRMIDKLGLKFDRKWDSGLINVIIYLK from the coding sequence ATAGATACTTACGAAGAACTGCAAAAAAAATTCCCGACAAAGTTTGCTTCGACCAATGAAATATTCTGCAAAATCAGGGCTGGTGACCGCATTTTTATCTCAACCGGCTGCGGCGAACCTCAACACCTTGTTCAGCTCCTCGTTGAATACGTGGAGTCAAACCCGAAAGCCTTCTTCGATACCGAAGTTTTGCACGTCTGGACCCTGGGGGTTGCTCCCTATAATGACGAAAAGCTGAAAAATAATTTTCGCCAAAACTCTTTTTTTATCAGCAATCTTACCCGACAGGCAGTGAATGAAGGAGCAGCCGACTATACACCCATTTTCTTATCCGAAGTACCCGCTCTCTTCAGGCGCCGCCAGGTTCCTGTCGATGTAGCCCTTATCCAGGTTTCTCCGCCCGACGAACACGGCTATTGCAGCCTGGGAATTAGCCTCGACATTACCCGTGCCGCTGCCGAAAATGCCCAGCTGGTCATTGCCCAGGTTAATCCGGCTATGCCGCGCGTGCACGGAGACACATTCATCCACATTGATGAACTCGACTACCTGGTTTTTCACCATGAACCGATTCTCGAATTCAGAAGCCCCGGGCTCGATCCTGAAATTGTGAACAAGATTGGTCACTATGTTAGCCAGATTATCGAAGATGGTGACACGATCCAGGTAGGTTACGGAAGTGTGCCCAACGGAATAGTATCCTGCCTCTGTGACAAGAAAAACCTCGGCGTGCATACCGAACTGCTCGGAGACGGGCTGATTGAATTGATGAAAAAAGGGGTAATCGACAATAGTAAAAAGGAGCGGAACCGGGGTAAACTGGTCGCGTCATTCTGCATGGGTAGCCGGGAAACATACGAATATATTAACGATAACCCGGCTATTCTCTTCAAGGAGATCGATTACACCAACAGCCCCATGGTTATCGCCGGCCATGACCATATGACTGCCATAAACAGCGCCCTCGAGATCGACTTGAGCGGACAGGCTTCGGCAGAATCGCTCGGAAGCACCTTCTACAGCGGTATAGGTGGGCAGGCCAACTTTATGCGCGGCTCTGTCCTCGCGCCTTACGGTAAAAATATTCTGGCCCTCCTTTCAACAACCCGCGATGACGAGGCATCGCGTATCGTTCCTGCCCTGAAAGAGGGAGGAGGGGTTACCCTGACCCGTGGCGATATTCATTATGTGGTTACCGAGTACGGAATCGCCTACCTGCATGGCAAAAATATCAGGGAGCGAGCCATGAGTCTTATTGCCATCGCCCATCCCAAATTCCGGCCATGGCTAATTGAAGAAGCGAAAAAACGCTCGCTTATTTACAAGGATCAGGCCTTTTTCCCCGGTGCCCAGGGTGAATATCCCGAGCATCTCGAAACATACCGCACAACCAGGCACAATTTCAGCATTTTCCTGCGGCCGGTGAAAATCAGCGATGAACCGCTGATGAAAGATTTCTATTATTCGCTGTCCGAAAAGAGTATCTACAGCCGTTTTCTCTCGATCAGGAGACATATCCCGCACCCCGAGCTGCAGAAACACTTTGTTGTCATTGACTACACCAGGGAAATGGCTATTCTCGCTGTTGTTAAGAGCGCCGGGCAGGAAGAGATTGCCGGTCAGGCCCAGTACTGCATTTCCGAAGATACATTGTCAGCGGAAATCTCCATCGTTGTTCGCGATGAGTACCAGGGCAAGGGAATCGGTTTTGAACTTTTTTCCTACCTGGTAACCGTGGCCAAGAACCAGGGGTTGCATACCCTGACGGCTGATATTTTGCCCGACAACCTGGCCGTATTCCGCATGATCGATAAATTGGGCTTGAAATTCGACCGGAAATGGGACAGCGGTCTGATCAACGTTATCATCTATTTAAAATAA
- the fsa gene encoding fructose-6-phosphate aldolase, translating to MKLYLDTANVDEIRQAAEWGVICGVTTNPSLAAREDMEFTDILPEICRLVDGPISAEVLSLEYEGMLKEARKLASVHPNVVVKIPIIPEGMRAVKTLSAEGIRINVTLIFSANQAMLAARAGASYVSPFLGRLDDIGHTGVDLVRDIVDIIDLHDLDTEVIAASIRHPEHVTAVALAGAHIATMPFKVLQQMFRHPLTDLGIKSFLSDWEKAKKSRGK from the coding sequence ATGAAACTCTATTTAGATACGGCAAATGTTGATGAAATCCGCCAGGCGGCTGAGTGGGGAGTGATCTGCGGGGTCACTACCAACCCTTCGCTGGCGGCAAGGGAAGATATGGAATTTACAGACATCCTGCCCGAAATATGCAGGCTGGTTGACGGACCGATCAGCGCTGAAGTACTCTCGCTGGAATACGAAGGAATGCTGAAAGAAGCGAGGAAACTGGCCTCGGTCCACCCGAATGTTGTGGTCAAGATACCAATCATTCCAGAAGGAATGCGGGCAGTGAAAACTTTATCAGCAGAGGGGATTCGAATAAATGTTACGCTGATCTTTTCCGCCAACCAGGCTATGCTGGCGGCGCGGGCCGGAGCGTCTTATGTGAGTCCCTTTTTAGGAAGGCTGGATGATATCGGCCATACCGGTGTCGATCTGGTTCGCGATATTGTCGATATAATCGACCTGCATGATCTGGATACGGAAGTGATTGCCGCAAGCATTCGCCACCCAGAACATGTTACTGCCGTTGCCCTGGCAGGCGCACATATTGCCACCATGCCTTTTAAAGTTCTGCAGCAGATGTTCAGACACCCGCTGACCGACCTGGGGATCAAAAGCTTCTTAAGTGACTGGGAAAAGGCAAAGAAATCCAGGGGCAAGTAG